Below is a genomic region from Mycolicibacter hiberniae.
GCGCCACCTGGCGACACCGTCGGAACCTAATTGACCGCCACGTCGAGGATGGGGCGACCCACCTGGGCGCCGGGTCCGTTGAAGTGCCACCATTCGCCGGCGTAGTAGTCCAGGCCACCGGCGCGCATCGCATCCCGCAGCAGGGCACGCTCGGCGGCGGCATGCGCGCTGATGCCCTCGGCGAAAGCCGCGGAGTTCGGGGAGAAGTCGTCGAACCCGGTGCCCATGTCCGACAGCCGCCGGTGGGCGTCGGCGGTCGTCACGTCGACCGATCGGCCGGTCTCATGGCTGCGAGCCAAGGTGCCGGGCCGGGCGACCCAGTTCGGGTTCGGCACCACCTCGAACATCCGCACCTGCACCTGGTGCGGCCGGTAACAGTCCCAGAACACCAGGGTCCGGCCCCGGGCGCGCAGCGCGGCGGCCGCCGTCGCCAGTCCCGGGGCCAGTGATTCGTGCACCAGACACCGGGCGTTGGCCGGGTAGAGGCGTTCGCCGACGAAGTTGTTCGCGGTGGCGTAACGCAGATCGATGATCGCGTCGGGCACCGCGCTGCGCACGTCGACGAATCCGGCCGCGCGGGCCGCCGGCGACACCTCGTTCCCGGGATCGGCGGCCGCGGTACCCGAGGCACCGGTCAGCAGTATCGCCATGACGATCACCATCCGCAGACTGCGCATGCGCCCATTGTCGCGCCTCACGCCGGCACCACGATCGTCAACCGCCGATCTTCGCGTTCCACCCGCATCCCGGCCCGGCGTGCCACCGTCGCGACCGCCGCGGCGTCCTGCGGTTCTGTCCTGGTGGCGGCCAGGGCCCGCGCCAGCCGGCCTTTATGGGCCTTGTTGAAGTGGCTCACCGAGACCCGCCGGCCGTCGGGGTGTTCGGCGATCACATCGACACGAACGGCTCCGGGGATGGCGGCCAGCGCCGCATAGGACCCGGACCGCAGGTCGACCACCAGTTGGGCCTCGGCGATCTCGGCCAGCACCGGCTCCAGCACCGGGCGCCACAGTTTGGTCAACCCCGGCCGTCCGGGAAGCTTCGACGTCGCCGACAGCCGGTAGGCGGGCACCGGGTCCGTGGCGCGCAGCAGTCCGAACAGGGCGGAGCCGACCGCCAGCCGCGCGGCGGCCCGGGCGGCCGCCGCACCGCGTA
It encodes:
- a CDS encoding M15 family metallopeptidase; amino-acid sequence: MRSLRMVIVMAILLTGASGTAAADPGNEVSPAARAAGFVDVRSAVPDAIIDLRYATANNFVGERLYPANARCLVHESLAPGLATAAAALRARGRTLVFWDCYRPHQVQVRMFEVVPNPNWVARPGTLARSHETGRSVDVTTADAHRRLSDMGTGFDDFSPNSAAFAEGISAHAAAERALLRDAMRAGGLDYYAGEWWHFNGPGAQVGRPILDVAVN
- the yaaA gene encoding peroxide stress protein YaaA, which gives rise to MIVLLPPSETKRAGGDGPPLRLETLAAPQLNDTRAELLEVLVGLAADRDASRGALGLSASQDAEIERNAALRHAPTAPAINRYTGVLYEALDVDSLRGAAAARAAARLAVGSALFGLLRATDPVPAYRLSATSKLPGRPGLTKLWRPVLEPVLAEIAEAQLVVDLRSGSYAALAAIPGAVRVDVIAEHPDGRRVSVSHFNKAHKGRLARALAATRTEPQDAAAVATVARRAGMRVEREDRRLTIVVPA